One genomic window of Desulfuromonas sp. AOP6 includes the following:
- the ftsH gene encoding ATP-dependent zinc metalloprotease FtsH — MPKIVWRQIIVLALVAFVFNAYMIYRAPVEVERVAAISYSLLKEEARRGNIQKITFQDKDIQGSFREPIALDDEKTAPDSAVVYPQFSANLPPFDDPELLELLQKGQAEIHVLPDKEASVWSSVLVYLIPWLLIIGFWWFIIKGLRNRTGGGVGGGLMGNFSKSGAKLYSQEHSRVTFDDVAGLDEAKQELMEVVEFLRTPKKFARLGGKVPRGVLLVGPPGTGKTLMARAVAGEAGVPFFSISASQFIEMFVGVGASRVRDLFSSAKKSAPSIIFIDELDAVGRSRGTGLGGGNDEREQTLNQLLAELDGFEPHEEVIVMSATNRPDVLDPALLRPGRFDRQVVVERPDWRARVAILKVHTRKVPLAEDVDLQVIARGTPGMCGADLESLINEAALIAARDDREQVSMAHLEKAKDKILMGAERKLFISEEEKKITAYHEAGHTLVAKLLPGTDPIHKVTIIPRGHALGVTQQLPEDDRYHYTRDYLMTRITVSLGGRSAEKAVFGVVSTGAQSDLKQVTELAEKMVCQWGMSDKIGPVTYSRGEEHPFLGRKLATEKTFSEQMAWLIDQEIEKIIKQGEKAADDIMEGHRPALDRLAAALLEEEVLERERVDDIMKLDDVK; from the coding sequence ATGCCCAAGATTGTCTGGCGTCAGATTATCGTCCTGGCCCTGGTGGCCTTTGTGTTCAACGCCTATATGATCTACCGGGCGCCCGTTGAGGTCGAGCGGGTTGCTGCCATCAGCTACAGCCTTCTCAAGGAGGAGGCCCGTCGTGGCAATATCCAGAAAATAACTTTCCAGGACAAGGATATTCAGGGTTCTTTCAGGGAGCCTATTGCCTTGGACGATGAAAAGACGGCGCCTGATTCTGCTGTCGTCTACCCGCAATTCTCTGCCAACCTGCCACCTTTTGACGATCCCGAGCTGCTTGAGCTTCTGCAGAAAGGTCAAGCCGAGATCCATGTCCTTCCCGATAAAGAAGCCTCCGTCTGGTCTTCCGTTCTGGTCTACCTGATCCCCTGGCTGCTCATCATTGGTTTCTGGTGGTTCATCATCAAAGGGCTGCGCAATCGTACTGGCGGCGGCGTCGGTGGCGGTCTGATGGGGAATTTTTCCAAATCGGGTGCCAAGCTCTACTCGCAGGAACATTCACGCGTTACCTTTGACGATGTCGCCGGGCTGGACGAGGCCAAGCAGGAGCTCATGGAGGTGGTGGAGTTTCTGCGCACTCCTAAAAAGTTCGCTCGCCTCGGAGGCAAGGTTCCTCGTGGTGTTCTGCTGGTCGGCCCGCCGGGAACGGGCAAGACTCTCATGGCCAGGGCGGTGGCCGGCGAGGCCGGGGTTCCCTTTTTCTCTATTTCTGCTTCGCAGTTTATCGAGATGTTTGTCGGCGTTGGCGCCAGCCGGGTACGCGACCTGTTTTCCAGCGCCAAGAAGAGCGCGCCCAGTATCATCTTCATCGATGAGCTCGACGCCGTCGGCCGTTCTCGCGGTACGGGCCTGGGCGGGGGCAATGATGAACGGGAACAGACCCTCAATCAGCTGCTGGCCGAGCTCGACGGTTTTGAGCCGCATGAAGAAGTCATTGTCATGTCGGCCACCAACCGGCCCGATGTGCTCGATCCTGCTCTGCTGCGACCAGGACGTTTCGATAGGCAGGTGGTGGTGGAGCGTCCGGACTGGCGGGCCCGTGTAGCCATTCTGAAGGTGCATACCCGCAAGGTGCCACTGGCCGAGGATGTCGATCTGCAGGTCATTGCTCGCGGCACGCCGGGGATGTGCGGGGCGGACCTGGAAAGTCTGATCAACGAAGCGGCCCTTATTGCGGCCCGGGACGATCGTGAGCAGGTCAGCATGGCTCACCTGGAAAAGGCCAAGGACAAGATTCTCATGGGGGCCGAGCGCAAGCTTTTTATTTCGGAAGAAGAGAAGAAGATTACGGCTTATCATGAAGCCGGCCATACGCTGGTGGCCAAACTGTTGCCCGGCACCGACCCCATTCATAAGGTCACCATTATCCCGCGCGGGCATGCACTGGGCGTCACGCAGCAGTTGCCCGAGGATGACCGCTATCACTACACCCGTGATTATCTGATGACGCGGATCACCGTGAGCCTTGGGGGGCGGTCAGCTGAAAAAGCGGTTTTTGGTGTGGTGTCGACAGGGGCGCAGAGTGATCTCAAGCAGGTGACCGAGTTGGCGGAGAAGATGGTCTGCCAATGGGGCATGAGCGACAAAATCGGCCCTGTCACCTACAGCCGGGGGGAAGAACATCCTTTCCTTGGCCGTAAACTGGCCACCGAGAAGACCTTCAGCGAACAGATGGCCTGGCTGATCGATCAGGAGATTGAAAAGATCATCAAGCAGGGAGAGAAGGCAGCCGATGACATCATGGAAGGGCACAGACCGGCTTTGGATCGATTGGCCGCGGCCCTGCTGGAGGAAGAGGTTCTGGAGCGGGAAAGAGTGGATGACATCATGAAGCTGGATGACGTGAAGTAG
- a CDS encoding zf-TFIIB domain-containing protein, with amino-acid sequence MTDLWEERKKALENSYFYKHEKELIEKMREEHREQLIRELCRNRCPKCGQEIVPMEFRGVPLDKCAQCGGVWLGPKDLQILAEKDHRTWFEHWFKSEEK; translated from the coding sequence ATGACAGATCTGTGGGAAGAGCGGAAGAAAGCCCTGGAGAACAGTTATTTCTACAAACACGAAAAAGAATTGATCGAGAAGATGCGTGAAGAGCATCGCGAACAGCTCATTCGGGAGCTGTGCCGGAATCGATGCCCCAAATGCGGACAAGAGATCGTTCCCATGGAATTTCGAGGTGTTCCTCTCGATAAATGTGCGCAGTGTGGTGGGGTCTGGCTGGGACCCAAAGACTTGCAGATTCTGGCCGAAAAGGACCATCGCACCTGGTTTGAGCACTGGTTTAAGTCGGAAGAAAAATAG
- the cas6 gene encoding CRISPR system precrRNA processing endoribonuclease RAMP protein Cas6: MFLPETPAGLERAEFARVIFVLEFQDPCDLRLDQLLRLRRELLQAISVLAAVEGSRERFRPLFSPEVSLDVQGRRRHQKPTPPFVILPEAAHACLYEAGDQLRLPVIFWGKGVAAMADFLPALQMLGRQGISRGEGIFEVVALETADAAGHFKKIWREGQPVEPLCPAISSAAWELDRLGGVPQQLTLQLLTPARLLSHGRPLFRPVFSRVFPFVLRRVTSVLFSHCGVELEVDPRELLTQASLVRESDSSLCWEDWRTLEGQDHAVDLGGVTGSTTLAGDALIHVAWVLRLGALMGIGKSASFGQGHYRLLE; this comes from the coding sequence ATGTTTCTGCCGGAAACCCCTGCCGGGTTGGAAAGGGCTGAATTCGCCCGCGTGATATTTGTCCTCGAATTTCAGGACCCCTGCGACCTGCGCCTCGACCAGCTGCTGCGACTACGTAGGGAACTTCTACAGGCGATTTCCGTCCTTGCGGCTGTCGAAGGGTCGAGGGAACGCTTCCGTCCGCTCTTCTCTCCCGAAGTCAGTCTCGACGTTCAGGGACGCCGCCGTCATCAAAAACCCACTCCCCCCTTTGTCATCCTGCCCGAAGCGGCCCACGCCTGTCTTTACGAGGCCGGCGACCAGCTGCGCCTGCCGGTGATTTTCTGGGGCAAAGGGGTAGCTGCCATGGCGGATTTTCTGCCCGCGCTGCAGATGCTGGGGCGACAGGGGATCAGCCGGGGGGAGGGAATCTTCGAGGTGGTTGCTTTGGAGACGGCCGATGCCGCCGGGCACTTTAAAAAAATCTGGCGGGAGGGACAGCCGGTCGAGCCTTTGTGTCCCGCCATTTCTTCGGCGGCCTGGGAGCTGGACCGCCTCGGGGGAGTGCCGCAACAGCTCACTCTGCAACTGCTGACGCCGGCCCGGTTGCTTTCCCATGGGCGGCCTCTGTTTCGGCCGGTGTTCAGTCGCGTCTTTCCTTTTGTGTTGCGGCGAGTGACCTCGGTACTCTTTTCCCACTGTGGCGTCGAGCTTGAAGTGGATCCCAGGGAGCTGCTCACCCAGGCGTCTCTGGTGCGGGAGTCGGATTCCTCCCTGTGCTGGGAGGATTGGCGCACGCTTGAAGGGCAGGATCATGCTGTTGACCTTGGTGGCGTGACCGGAAGCACGACACTGGCCGGAGACGCCCTCATTCATGTTGCCTGGGTCCTCCGCCTCGGTGCCCTCATGGGCATCGGCAAAAGTGCCTCCTTCGGGCAGGGCCACTACCGCCTTTTGGAGTGA
- the tgt gene encoding tRNA guanosine(34) transglycosylase Tgt: MQFELLAKDKQTAARRGRVTTPHGVIETPIFMPVGTHAALKAMTPAQVEETGAQIILSNTYHLHLKPGEGLIEKAGGLHTFMNWQKPILTDSGGFQVFSLPKKKITEDGVFFRHEYSGDDIFLGPKEAMAIENALGADIIMAFDECIPYPATHDYTAKSIKKTLRWAEQCLRSHGRADQALFGIVQGSVYEDLRRECAKALTAMDFPGYAIGGVSVGEGLELLKKVVDYTAPFLPENKPRYLMGVGLPEDILESIERGMDMFDCVIPTRYARSATLFTSRGKIRLTNRRYRRDFYPVDRACDCYCCRNFTRAYLHHLYNANEILSAILAAIHNVRFYLTMVEGARKAIEKGEYLDYKREFLGQYGSSEGEE; this comes from the coding sequence CTGCAATTTGAGCTTCTGGCCAAGGACAAGCAGACGGCGGCCCGCCGCGGCCGCGTCACCACGCCTCACGGTGTCATCGAAACCCCCATCTTCATGCCCGTGGGGACCCATGCCGCCCTCAAGGCCATGACGCCGGCCCAGGTCGAAGAGACCGGCGCTCAGATCATTCTGTCCAACACCTACCACCTGCACCTCAAACCCGGCGAGGGCCTCATTGAAAAAGCGGGCGGCCTGCATACTTTCATGAACTGGCAGAAGCCTATCCTCACCGACAGCGGAGGTTTCCAGGTCTTTTCCCTGCCCAAGAAAAAAATTACCGAGGATGGTGTCTTCTTTCGTCATGAATATTCGGGGGATGACATCTTCCTGGGTCCCAAGGAGGCCATGGCCATCGAAAACGCCCTCGGTGCCGATATCATCATGGCCTTCGACGAATGCATCCCCTACCCGGCCACCCACGATTATACGGCCAAATCCATCAAAAAAACCTTGCGCTGGGCCGAACAGTGCCTGCGCAGCCACGGTCGCGCCGATCAGGCCCTCTTCGGTATCGTGCAGGGCAGCGTCTATGAAGACCTGCGACGCGAGTGCGCGAAGGCCCTGACAGCCATGGATTTTCCTGGCTACGCCATCGGCGGTGTCAGCGTCGGCGAAGGGCTGGAACTGCTGAAAAAGGTCGTCGACTATACGGCCCCCTTCCTGCCGGAAAACAAGCCGCGCTACCTCATGGGGGTCGGCTTACCCGAGGATATTCTGGAAAGTATCGAACGGGGCATGGACATGTTCGACTGCGTCATCCCCACGCGCTACGCCCGCAGCGCCACCCTGTTCACCAGCCGCGGCAAGATACGCCTGACCAACCGCCGCTATCGCCGCGATTTCTATCCGGTGGACCGCGCCTGCGACTGCTACTGCTGCCGCAACTTCACCCGGGCCTATCTGCACCACCTGTATAACGCCAACGAAATCCTGTCAGCGATCCTGGCGGCCATCCACAATGTCCGCTTCTATCTGACCATGGTCGAAGGCGCCCGAAAAGCGATTGAAAAGGGGGAATACCTCGATTACAAACGTGAATTTCTCGGTCAGTACGGCAGCAGTGAGGGCGAGGAATAA
- a CDS encoding septal ring lytic transglycosylase RlpA family protein, producing the protein MRKELFVVLGILLMLAGCTGKPTYDTRVLDTPQTRELKGHQKPYTVNGERYDPLRSHDGFIEEGLASWYGKDFHGKKTSNGEIYDMYAMTAAHKTLPLGVYVRVHNKNNGRQTVVRVNDRGPFVKGRIIDLSFAAARELEVVGPGTAPVRIEALGYQIKGSSGQVTYREPVSYAPASYAVQLGAFTQPENARRFAAELKSRYGVATVAESVVHGQLFYRVRVGRYASLPAAEAAQRDFVAQGYGSGFIVAFD; encoded by the coding sequence ATGAGGAAAGAACTCTTTGTTGTATTGGGAATCCTGCTGATGCTGGCAGGTTGCACTGGCAAGCCGACCTACGATACCCGCGTGCTCGACACGCCACAGACGCGCGAGCTGAAGGGGCATCAAAAACCCTACACGGTCAACGGAGAGAGATATGATCCGCTGCGCTCTCACGATGGTTTCATCGAGGAAGGGTTGGCCAGCTGGTATGGCAAGGACTTCCACGGTAAAAAGACAAGCAATGGTGAAATCTACGATATGTATGCGATGACGGCCGCTCACAAGACCCTCCCGCTCGGCGTCTACGTACGGGTCCACAACAAGAATAACGGCCGGCAGACGGTGGTGCGGGTCAACGATCGCGGGCCCTTCGTCAAAGGACGGATTATCGATCTCTCCTTTGCGGCCGCCAGAGAGCTGGAGGTGGTGGGGCCGGGCACGGCGCCGGTTCGCATTGAGGCGCTGGGCTACCAGATCAAGGGTTCATCCGGACAGGTGACGTACCGTGAGCCGGTCAGCTATGCCCCGGCAAGCTATGCCGTGCAGCTGGGTGCCTTCACCCAGCCGGAAAACGCCCGCCGGTTTGCCGCTGAGCTGAAAAGTCGCTACGGTGTGGCGACGGTGGCCGAATCGGTGGTGCACGGTCAGCTCTTTTACCGGGTGCGGGTCGGCCGTTATGCGAGTCTGCCTGCGGCGGAAGCGGCCCAGCGTGATTTTGTGGCCCAGGGATACGGCAGCGGTTTTATCGTGGCGTTTGACTGA
- a CDS encoding acetyl-CoA carboxylase carboxyltransferase subunit alpha yields MAMQFYLDFEKPLVDLEQKIRELRDYSTDKVDFSGDLKKLEKKAQKLREEIFSNLTRWQRTQLARHINRPFTLDYVQHIFTDWFEVHGDRNFRDDPALVCGFARFEGQPCAVIGHQKGRDTKEKVYRNFGMPNPEGYRKALRVMQMAEQFGLPIFTFVDTPGAFPGIGAEERGQAEAIARNLREMAALTVPVIVTITGEGGSGGALAIAVGNRVLMMEYSVYAVISPEGCAAILWNDGTKGPQAAEALKLTATDIAELGCVIDDVVEEPVGGGHNDHKATAENLKKYLKKHLDELNQLSPEELVEQRYQKFRAMSRVAE; encoded by the coding sequence ATGGCTATGCAATTCTACCTTGATTTTGAAAAGCCCCTTGTCGACCTGGAACAGAAAATCCGCGAGCTGCGTGATTATTCCACCGACAAGGTCGATTTTTCCGGCGATCTCAAAAAGCTGGAGAAAAAAGCCCAGAAACTGCGCGAAGAAATCTTTTCCAACCTGACCCGCTGGCAGCGCACTCAGCTGGCGCGGCATATCAACCGCCCCTTCACTCTCGACTATGTGCAGCATATTTTTACCGACTGGTTCGAGGTTCACGGCGACCGCAATTTTCGTGACGATCCGGCCCTGGTCTGTGGTTTCGCCCGTTTCGAGGGCCAGCCCTGCGCCGTCATCGGCCATCAGAAGGGGAGGGACACCAAGGAAAAAGTCTACCGCAACTTCGGTATGCCCAATCCCGAAGGTTACCGCAAGGCCCTGCGCGTCATGCAGATGGCGGAGCAGTTCGGACTGCCGATCTTCACTTTTGTCGACACACCCGGGGCCTTTCCCGGGATCGGCGCCGAAGAACGGGGTCAGGCCGAGGCGATTGCTCGCAATCTGAGGGAAATGGCGGCGTTGACCGTGCCGGTTATCGTCACTATCACCGGCGAAGGGGGCTCCGGCGGGGCTCTGGCCATCGCCGTCGGCAACCGGGTGCTGATGATGGAATATTCGGTTTATGCCGTTATCTCTCCCGAGGGCTGCGCCGCCATCCTGTGGAATGATGGTACCAAGGGACCGCAGGCGGCGGAAGCGCTGAAGCTGACGGCGACGGACATCGCCGAGCTCGGTTGTGTCATTGATGACGTGGTGGAAGAGCCGGTCGGCGGCGGTCACAACGATCACAAGGCCACCGCCGAGAATTTGAAAAAATACTTGAAGAAACACCTGGATGAACTCAACCAGCTCTCCCCCGAAGAGCTGGTCGAACAGCGCTATCAGAAATTCCGGGCCATGAGCCGCGTGGCGGAATAG
- the dnaE gene encoding DNA polymerase III subunit alpha has product MEHANFVHLHLHSQYSLLDGAIKIGDLITRAREYKMPALAVTDHGNMFGALEFYSKAAAAGIKPIVGCEMYVAPGSRFDKSNARGSSEASYHLVLLCQNLTGYRNLCHLVSAAYREGFYYKPRIDWELLKERNEGLIALTACLGGEIPTLIGMNRMEEAAKRALAMADVFDDNRLFLELQENFLPEQEPVNKGLIQLSQELKLPLVATNDCHYLTREDAYAHEVLLCIQTGKTMDDPNRMRFSNNEFYVKTPEEMTQLFRHVPEAISNTVAIAERCNLELDFNTYHFPQYEKPQDKTLDEVLAEDSRQGLDERIADIRKIRPDFSEEEEKTYRVRLERELDCIKQMGFPGYFLIVADFINWAKDNSIPVGPGRGSAAGSLVAFAIRITDIDPMPYNLLFERFLNPERISMPDIDVDFCIYGREDVINYVRQKYGEENVAQIITFGTMMAKGVIRDVGRALNMPYGDVDRIAKLIPGVLNITLKDALQQEPKLKELVEKDPKIKELFTIALALEGLTRHASTHAAGVVVTPKPLPEYLPLYTDPKSGGQVTQFPMSYVEKIGLVKFDFLGLKTLTVIDNAVRLIREGKDPLFDLRIIGDDDPETYRLLSAGETTGVFQLESSGMKELLVKLKPNCFEDVIAICALYRPGPLGSGMVDDFIQRKHGRKAITYDFPQLEAILKDTYGVIVYQEQVMLIAQTLANYSLGGADLLRRAMGKKKPEEMAKQKDLFLKGAKENKLDPKKAEGVFDLMEKFAAYGFNKSHSAAYALVAYHTAYLKAHYPVEFMAALLTEDMENTDKVIKNISEVRSMGIEVLPPDINASDRSFTVHGRSIRFGLGAVKGVGSAALESIIEVRKEAPYSSLHDFCERVDLRKVNKKVVEALIRCGAFDSLGGKRAQYMVVLEEAMDIGQKVQREKAMGQESLFGVNEIVSHNGNGYGELPAMDEWPEKVLLGFEKESLGFYITGHPLSRHEDTIRRFATCDTSGLQERPDKSEVRVCGIVAGLKELTTKKGDRMAFVTLEDLGGFVEMVVFPEVYAASMELLKSEEPLLVSGTLDVGEDTCKLMANEVVSLREVKERQTKKVHFRVSSPGLEENQLRSLRSIMERHRGECEPFLHLVIPNRSETTIRPIERLKVAANDELMDEADKLFGYKVVTFE; this is encoded by the coding sequence ATGGAACACGCAAACTTCGTTCATCTCCATTTACATAGCCAGTACAGTCTGCTAGACGGCGCCATCAAGATCGGCGATCTCATCACCCGTGCCCGCGAATACAAGATGCCCGCCCTGGCGGTGACCGATCATGGCAACATGTTTGGAGCACTGGAGTTCTACAGCAAGGCTGCCGCTGCTGGCATCAAACCCATTGTCGGCTGCGAGATGTATGTCGCCCCGGGGTCGCGTTTCGACAAGAGCAACGCCCGCGGTTCGTCGGAGGCGTCTTATCACCTGGTACTGCTCTGCCAGAATCTCACCGGCTACCGCAATCTCTGCCATCTGGTCTCCGCTGCCTACCGCGAAGGTTTCTATTACAAGCCGCGCATCGACTGGGAATTGCTGAAAGAGCGCAACGAGGGTCTGATCGCTCTGACTGCCTGTCTGGGAGGAGAGATTCCCACCCTGATCGGCATGAACCGTATGGAAGAAGCCGCCAAGCGGGCGTTGGCCATGGCGGACGTCTTCGACGACAACCGTCTTTTTCTCGAACTGCAGGAAAACTTCCTGCCTGAGCAGGAGCCGGTCAACAAAGGCCTTATCCAGCTCTCCCAGGAACTCAAGCTCCCCCTGGTGGCCACCAACGACTGCCACTACCTGACGCGGGAAGACGCCTACGCCCATGAGGTTCTGCTGTGCATCCAGACCGGCAAGACCATGGACGACCCCAACCGCATGCGTTTTTCCAATAACGAGTTTTATGTCAAGACGCCGGAGGAGATGACCCAGCTCTTTCGCCATGTGCCGGAGGCCATCAGCAACACCGTGGCCATCGCCGAGCGCTGCAATCTGGAACTCGATTTCAATACCTACCACTTTCCCCAGTACGAAAAGCCCCAGGACAAGACTCTGGACGAGGTGCTGGCCGAGGACTCCCGCCAGGGTCTCGACGAGCGCATCGCCGACATCCGCAAGATCCGTCCCGACTTCTCGGAGGAGGAGGAGAAGACCTATCGCGTTCGTCTGGAGCGGGAGCTTGACTGTATCAAACAGATGGGCTTTCCCGGCTATTTCCTTATCGTCGCCGACTTCATCAACTGGGCCAAGGACAACTCCATCCCGGTAGGCCCGGGGCGCGGCAGCGCCGCCGGCAGCCTGGTGGCCTTCGCCATCCGCATCACTGACATCGACCCGATGCCCTACAACCTGCTGTTCGAGCGATTCCTCAATCCCGAACGTATCTCCATGCCGGATATCGACGTCGACTTCTGCATCTACGGCCGTGAGGACGTCATCAACTACGTGCGCCAAAAGTATGGCGAAGAGAACGTGGCCCAGATCATCACCTTCGGCACCATGATGGCCAAGGGCGTTATCCGCGACGTCGGCCGCGCCCTGAACATGCCTTACGGCGACGTCGACCGCATCGCCAAGCTCATCCCCGGCGTGCTCAATATCACCCTCAAGGATGCTCTGCAGCAGGAGCCCAAGCTCAAGGAACTGGTCGAAAAAGATCCCAAGATCAAGGAGCTTTTCACCATCGCCCTGGCCCTGGAGGGACTGACGCGTCACGCTTCGACCCACGCCGCCGGCGTCGTGGTCACTCCCAAGCCGCTGCCCGAGTATCTGCCCCTGTACACCGACCCCAAATCGGGCGGGCAGGTGACCCAGTTCCCCATGAGCTACGTGGAGAAGATTGGTCTGGTCAAGTTCGACTTCCTCGGCCTCAAGACCCTTACCGTCATCGACAACGCTGTGCGTCTCATCCGCGAAGGCAAGGACCCCCTGTTCGACCTGCGTATCATCGGTGACGACGATCCCGAGACCTACCGGTTGCTCTCCGCCGGGGAAACAACGGGGGTTTTCCAGCTTGAATCCTCGGGGATGAAGGAGTTGCTGGTCAAGCTCAAGCCCAACTGCTTCGAGGACGTTATCGCCATCTGCGCCCTCTATCGCCCTGGTCCGCTGGGGTCGGGGATGGTGGACGACTTCATTCAGCGCAAGCACGGGCGCAAGGCCATCACCTACGACTTTCCCCAGTTGGAGGCGATCCTCAAGGATACCTACGGGGTTATCGTCTACCAGGAGCAGGTCATGCTCATCGCCCAGACCCTGGCCAACTACAGCCTGGGGGGCGCCGACCTGCTGCGGCGGGCCATGGGCAAAAAGAAGCCGGAGGAGATGGCCAAGCAGAAAGACCTCTTTCTCAAGGGCGCCAAGGAGAACAAACTCGATCCGAAGAAGGCGGAAGGGGTCTTCGACCTCATGGAGAAGTTCGCCGCCTACGGTTTCAACAAGTCGCACTCGGCGGCCTATGCCCTGGTGGCCTATCACACCGCCTATCTCAAGGCCCACTACCCGGTGGAGTTCATGGCAGCGCTGCTGACCGAGGACATGGAGAATACGGACAAGGTCATCAAGAACATCTCCGAGGTGCGCTCCATGGGCATCGAGGTGCTGCCGCCCGATATCAATGCCTCGGATCGCTCTTTTACCGTCCATGGCCGCTCCATCCGTTTCGGTCTCGGTGCCGTCAAGGGGGTCGGCTCGGCGGCGCTGGAGTCCATCATTGAGGTGCGCAAGGAGGCGCCCTATAGCTCCCTGCACGATTTCTGCGAGCGGGTCGACCTGCGCAAGGTCAATAAAAAGGTGGTGGAGGCCCTCATCCGTTGCGGCGCCTTCGACTCTCTGGGTGGCAAGCGCGCCCAGTACATGGTCGTGCTGGAAGAGGCCATGGATATCGGCCAGAAGGTACAGCGTGAAAAGGCCATGGGGCAGGAATCCCTCTTCGGTGTCAACGAGATCGTTTCCCACAACGGCAACGGTTACGGCGAGCTGCCGGCCATGGACGAGTGGCCCGAGAAGGTGCTCTTGGGGTTTGAAAAAGAATCTCTCGGCTTCTACATCACCGGACATCCCCTGTCCCGCCATGAAGATACCATCCGCCGTTTTGCCACCTGCGACACCTCGGGGCTGCAGGAGCGCCCTGACAAGTCGGAGGTCAGGGTCTGCGGCATTGTCGCCGGTCTTAAGGAACTGACCACTAAAAAAGGCGACCGCATGGCTTTTGTCACCCTGGAGGACCTGGGTGGCTTTGTAGAGATGGTGGTCTTTCCCGAGGTCTACGCGGCCTCCATGGAGCTACTCAAGTCGGAAGAGCCGCTGCTGGTCAGTGGGACTCTGGACGTTGGCGAGGATACCTGCAAACTGATGGCCAATGAAGTGGTTTCGCTGCGCGAGGTCAAGGAGCGGCAGACGAAGAAGGTACATTTTCGCGTCAGCAGTCCCGGTCTGGAGGAAAACCAGTTGCGCTCGTTGCGCAGTATCATGGAGCGCCATCGCGGTGAATGCGAGCCGTTCCTCCATCTGGTGATTCCCAACCGCAGTGAAACAACCATCCGTCCCATTGAGCGTCTTAAAGTGGCCGCCAACGACGAATTGATGGACGAAGCCGACAAGCTTTTCGGCTACAAGGTGGTCACTTTCGAGTAG
- a CDS encoding nucleoside triphosphate pyrophosphatase — protein sequence MRSIVLASTSTYRRQLLRQLEIPFVADAPLYKEEMHKGIAPELLVKHLSYHKALSLRERYPEALIIGSDQIFVDPRNQVLGKPGTQAKAVEQLRSMAGRSHTFYTGVTVLDAANGQALSDFATCTVTLKPLAEDQISRYVQRENPVDCAGSFKIEGLGIALMEKVEGEDYTSLIGLPLIKLVDLLGQFGVEVI from the coding sequence ATGCGATCCATCGTTCTGGCTTCCACCAGCACCTACCGCCGCCAACTGCTCCGCCAACTGGAAATCCCCTTTGTGGCTGACGCGCCCCTCTACAAGGAGGAGATGCACAAGGGCATTGCGCCGGAGCTGCTGGTCAAGCACTTGTCCTACCACAAGGCCCTCAGCCTGCGCGAACGCTACCCGGAGGCGCTGATCATCGGCTCCGATCAGATCTTCGTCGATCCGCGTAACCAGGTGCTCGGTAAACCGGGCACCCAGGCCAAGGCGGTGGAACAGCTGCGCTCCATGGCTGGCCGCAGTCACACCTTTTACACTGGAGTGACGGTCCTTGATGCCGCCAACGGCCAGGCCCTTTCCGATTTTGCCACCTGCACGGTGACCCTCAAGCCTCTTGCCGAAGACCAGATCAGCCGCTATGTGCAGCGGGAAAATCCCGTGGACTGCGCCGGCTCCTTCAAGATTGAAGGGCTCGGCATTGCCCTTATGGAGAAAGTGGAAGGGGAGGACTACACCAGCCTCATCGGTCTGCCTCTTATCAAACTGGTTGACCTGCTCGGCCAGTTCGGCGTGGAAGTGATCTGA